The Saccharolobus shibatae B12 genomic interval AGAAAAATGAAGGACGAGTACGTAATTCAACATAGAGCATCATTTGATAAACTATATCAATAGTTGTTATCCTTGTTGATATAGTAAATAGAAACTTCAGTTATTCGTACAGTTGATCAAACATGTTCTATACGGATATTGATAGAAAATTGTAATTTAGTATGTAATATTCGGAAAAATAACAAAGAAGGTACTGCGAATATAGTACCAATGAGTATCTTAAGTGACACCTAGTATATTCTCATTCGATATACGTACTCATTATATATAAACTTTCAGTAGTATACGAATCTAAAAGTCTTTAACTACCATCAGTCTCAATTCAAATGAAGCTTGTTAATGTATTTAGGAATAGTTTTTGACTATGATTAAGCTAAACTTCTAGTGGGCTCTTATATGGCAATTATATAACATAAATCTTCTTATATGGGAAGTCAATTAACACATTGTTTCCATCCAAATCTATCCTCGTACTCTTTTACTTTACCCATGGAAGTGGATTGGTTTTTGTCTAATGGTATCAATCCAATTATCTTATCTCCGTCGTAAATATACATGAAGTACCTATCATCTACTAGTACTAACCTATAGCAGAACATTTTTTAATATATATGTTTATCTTGATAATAAAAATTTAATAGGAGTAGCGTTATAAAGATAGCTTGCTATGTTATCTATTATTTTCTCTTTTACCATTTTTCCATTTGACCAACTAAACAGTGAAGGCTCTAAGTAACAAGCAAGAGCACAGGCGTTACAATTCTCATATTTCTCCCAAGGATAAGTATTCCATAATTTAACTATATTAACCTCCCAGACTTTATCAGTTCCACTATACTCATTTAGCACGTAGCAAGGGAGTACGATTCTACCTTGTGGGTCAATATTTATGGTTAACCAAGGTTTACATTTCCATGGTATCTTATTATACCATGAGTTAACTATTGCCTCAAAGTAATCTACAGATTCAACTATGGGATAGCCCCTCTTCTTAAGCTCAATTATTAGCCTTAATGTATCGTAAAGTCTCCTCTTATCCGGACTTAATTTCTCAGCGGTAGAATAGTCGTACTCAACTTGTATACTAATATTAACATTAAGTTTTCGTGCAAGCTCAATTACATCCTTAACTTGATCCATATTTTCTCTAGTTATTGTAAAGCTAATCGCTACTGGTAAATACTTCCTAGCCTCCTTTATACCTTCTACAGCCCTTTCAAAGGCGCCTGAAATCCCCCTAATTTTATCATGGACTTCGCCTATTCCATCTATGGATACAAATAAGTAATCTAGATTTTCACTTATACTCTTGACCCTATCTTTAAGGAGCCATCCATTTGTAACTAATGAAGTATAGAATCTCTTGTAAGACTCCTCTAATATTTGCTCTAAATCTCTTCTCAGTAACGGTTCTCCACCCTCAAACCCCATGAAAAGAACTCCCGCTCTTTCTAATGATTTCAACATCAAAACCTCTTCTTCCAAAGATAGCAGTTTTTCGTCTTTCCTTCTCCAAAAAGGGCACATTCTGCATCTTAAGTTGCACGTATATAACAACTTGTGTCCTGCAATCAGAGGTAATTTTCTAACTCCAAGCCCCAGAAGTGCCCTTTTCACGTTGCCTACTATCATAGGTTTTAAAGTTGACATATTTAATTAATATACAAACGCATGTATTAATCTTTTGCGAAAAGTTAAATATCACAGACTTCGTTAGTCAAGTTATGCCAACTGTGAAACTCACAAAGAACGTTACGGTTATGACTGGGAGTCCAAATACGTTGATTTATGATAATAGAGTTGTGATAGATCTGGGAGGAAAGAACTCCTCCCTAGATCTAAATGCTGAAGTTCAATTGGCTACTCATGGCCATGCCGATCATATAGCTGGTTTATTGAAGAAGGATGCTAAAATAAGATATCTCCCTAAGGAGGACTATTGGTCATTAACTCTAATGGGAAGAAGAGCAATGATTTATGGATGTAGTTCGAAGAATTCCGAAGTCTTCATATTTGATTATGTAAAAGAGAATCTCGATTCTTTGAATGGTGAGGTTCGAAATTCAGAGATTGAAGTGGTAAAATTGCAAGGACATACACCAGGTCATAGCGGCTATATTGTTGATAATGTTCTATATGCGGGAGATGCGTTTTTTGGTGAGAAAGTACTGGAGGGTTTCTCAGTTCCCTTTTATACTGATTTCTGGACTGCTCTAGAATCGTTGGATAAAGTTAAAGAATTGGCAAAGAGTGTTGATAACATAGTAATAAGTCATGGTCCAGTTTACACTAATAAGAATAAGATGATCTCGATTTTAGAGAGTAATATTACTTATGCTCAAAAGTTAATAGGAAAAATCCTAGATCTATTGTCAAACAGTGAGTTTACAGTGGAGGAAATTGTGGTCAAGTTAAAGCAAGATTTGACACCAGCTAATGTGTTGCTAAATTCCGTTGTTGTGAGGTCAATACTCCTAGGGTTAGAGAATATCGAGTATAATATAACTCAAAAAGGTTTAGTTTTTAGAAGAAAAGTTCATTAGGGGATATCTAAAAAATAGACATGGTGTTATAGTCTCTAATGCTGCATTAATTGTTGTTATAACTAAAGAACTTTATAGATTGTATTGCAATGTAAATACATTTTGGATAAATCAATCTTAGAATGTTTCTTTATCAGGTATCTACCTGAAATAAAATAACTCTCATTGTGAAATATATAACTCTCTGATTACAATGTAGCTAATGACTTGTACACTTATTATAAAGTATAACTGGCGTAATATTCGGTATCATTAAAGTAATTTTAGGTAAATATATGATATGGTTAATACCGATCCGTCAAGTTGTTTGTAATAAACCCGATGGCGATACCAACTCCTTAAATATGTTTCCGGTTAATATGAGAACTATATGATAGCTTATTGAGCTTAATATTATCAGTATTCCAATAAAATATAGACTAACATAAAGCGATTTGCCATATGCCAATGTAATCGCAATTCCATTAGCGAAGCTCAATATTAATAATATAATTAGAAATATTCGTGATATCATATCAATATTAACTTCAGAGAAACTAAATACTGTAGATACGTTCTGGGTTGAAAATATATTATTTAGCATACCAACTATCGATATTAGTGCAGCAGATACCCCCGCTGAAGCTGTTTGCAGTGCATATATTGATGTTTCAAAAGCTCTTCCATTTTGCTCTTTTCTAGATCTTATGTTCAAAACCGAATCACCTATCTTACTTAGAATCTCTCCAATTATCATGACATTTCCTCCCATACTTATCGTTTCATATAGTACTTTGCTTAACATGCTCACCAGTACGCTTCCGCTTTCATCTCCTATCAATCTAAATATTTTTTCCTTATTGATGCCTAAGTTTAATCTATTTAGCGATCTTTTGATTAAAGGTTTTACGTCTCCTAAATCCCCCCTTAGTACTGCCATCAGAGACTCTTTTAAGTTGCTTACTATTGCATAATTTCTCGAAAAGTATCTAATAAAAAGTAAGAAATGTCTCTCTATTCTATTAATCTTATTTTCATATATTCTATACCTAAGACCAACTCCTAATAGAACTATACCAATTACCATTAAAACTATATATGAAGTATATATTATTGAAAATATTATTGAAAGAGATATTGCGAATGTCAGAAGAAGTTTATCTATAACGTTGTACCTAATGTAATTTTCTGGTCTATATAAGAGATACATAACTAATGTTAAATTTCCTAGAAGTGCTAAGGATAAGATAGTAAGCTGTGTTATTAGAGTAGTTCCTCCACTATAAATTAATGATAAAATTGTAATGTCAGCTACTAAAAAGGTAAGGGAACTATTTAATGTAGCATAGATTGTAAGAAAATTATTCATTGATTCTATTAACCTAGCAGAATAAGCATTGTATTCAGATAATGTAAAATCAATTTCTCTTGACAAGGACTCTATCATATCATCACCAAAAGTTACTGCTTGTGATAATCTTATTAAGAATTCTTTCAGGTATCTAATGTTGAGGTTCTTTATGCTGTAGGTTATTGCAGATGAGAATTTATATCTATATCCAGAAACTAAATTTCTTATTTTTTTGAAAACTTTGGTATATGGTTCAAAGGAGTCCTCCCTACTTAAATGCAATATAACGATTTCTGGTGGCACCCCCGAGGAAAATAACGCAAGCATAAAAGCTAACATAAAAATATATTTAGAGTCTACTTCATTTTTTATACTAAATATTCTTGGCATATCTTATCTCCTCTTCTATACCAAATTGTCTAGCCCTTAATATTTGATTCCATACTTCAAAATAATTGAAAATTTTTTTACTTATAAGTATTTTTAGAAATTCAGCTCTTAAGTTTAATTCATCATAAAGAATTCCTATATTTCTACGTTCGATTCCTCTTCTAATTGCAACCTTATTTTCTATAAGATAAGAAGCCCCTCTCCCAGCAAAAATTATCTTATCTTCTGCAGGATCATATGTAAATGCTGGTATATAGACTACGTCATTAGTAACAGGGTCTATATCTATTATTTCATCAACTTCCACTACTCTTCTTATCAAATTGCCCTTTTTATCATATAATGCAGTCTGAAATAGTGCTATGTTAAGGTTATTAATATAACTTTTAGGTACTTCTATAGGATAACCAGTAAGCCTTTGAACAAGTGTTCTTATATTTGCTGCATGGAATGTCGCCATCACTGAATGTCCAGTTTGCATTGCTTGGAATGCTACATTACCTTCTCTATCTCTAATTTCTCCGACTAGAATGTAATTAGGTCTTTGCCTTAAAGCGGCTTTAAGTAAGTCGAATAGCTTTACACTTCCCTCACCGCCTGTTTCTCTAGTCACTTCTGCTACCCAATTTGAATGAGGTACCGTAAGTTCCGGTGTATCTTCTATTGTTACTATTTTTAAATTAGGAGGAATGAAAGCTGTAATTGCATTAAGTGTAGTTGTTTTTCCGGATGCAGTCTCTCCACATACGAACAAGTTCATACCCTCGTCTAACATCATCCATATATATGCTGCTAGAAGTGGGGACAGGGTACCGAATGAGATCAATTGAGTTACACTAATTGGTATTTTGCTGAATTTTCTTACAGTCAAATTAGAACCTCTTCTACTTATATCAATTCCATAAACGAAGTTTACTCTTGATCCATCTGGTAAGCTTGCGTCAATTATTGGTCTATTATGAGATACTGGTCTATATGTTTTCTCACTTAAAGAAATAATTAGATTATCCAGTTCCTCTTCGTTCTCAATTAATAATGATGTCCTCATAGGACCGAATACCTTGTGCACAATGTAAATATGACCTAAGCCTGGAATAGATATATCCTCGAT includes:
- a CDS encoding PTO1314 family radical SAM protein — translated: MSTLKPMIVGNVKRALLGLGVRKLPLIAGHKLLYTCNLRCRMCPFWRRKDEKLLSLEEEVLMLKSLERAGVLFMGFEGGEPLLRRDLEQILEESYKRFYTSLVTNGWLLKDRVKSISENLDYLFVSIDGIGEVHDKIRGISGAFERAVEGIKEARKYLPVAISFTITRENMDQVKDVIELARKLNVNISIQVEYDYSTAEKLSPDKRRLYDTLRLIIELKKRGYPIVESVDYFEAIVNSWYNKIPWKCKPWLTINIDPQGRIVLPCYVLNEYSGTDKVWEVNIVKLWNTYPWEKYENCNACALACYLEPSLFSWSNGKMVKEKIIDNIASYLYNATPIKFLLSR
- a CDS encoding MBL fold metallo-hydrolase; this encodes MPTVKLTKNVTVMTGSPNTLIYDNRVVIDLGGKNSSLDLNAEVQLATHGHADHIAGLLKKDAKIRYLPKEDYWSLTLMGRRAMIYGCSSKNSEVFIFDYVKENLDSLNGEVRNSEIEVVKLQGHTPGHSGYIVDNVLYAGDAFFGEKVLEGFSVPFYTDFWTALESLDKVKELAKSVDNIVISHGPVYTNKNKMISILESNITYAQKLIGKILDLLSNSEFTVEEIVVKLKQDLTPANVLLNSVVVRSILLGLENIEYNITQKGLVFRRKVH
- a CDS encoding type II secretion system F family protein; the encoded protein is MPRIFSIKNEVDSKYIFMLAFMLALFSSGVPPEIVILHLSREDSFEPYTKVFKKIRNLVSGYRYKFSSAITYSIKNLNIRYLKEFLIRLSQAVTFGDDMIESLSREIDFTLSEYNAYSARLIESMNNFLTIYATLNSSLTFLVADITILSLIYSGGTTLITQLTILSLALLGNLTLVMYLLYRPENYIRYNVIDKLLLTFAISLSIIFSIIYTSYIVLMVIGIVLLGVGLRYRIYENKINRIERHFLLFIRYFSRNYAIVSNLKESLMAVLRGDLGDVKPLIKRSLNRLNLGINKEKIFRLIGDESGSVLVSMLSKVLYETISMGGNVMIIGEILSKIGDSVLNIRSRKEQNGRAFETSIYALQTASAGVSAALISIVGMLNNIFSTQNVSTVFSFSEVNIDMISRIFLIILLILSFANGIAITLAYGKSLYVSLYFIGILIILSSISYHIVLILTGNIFKELVSPSGLLQTT
- a CDS encoding type II/IV secretion system ATPase subunit — its product is MSFVEDYLSRFLEKPVMIDDPNKLKGSKNYNAIYKVDKYIYIHVQSTKAEDGYNQYTVIEPPRPKPKEMEEIEEKFAKAISDLEPPPTVEEKEILMRKVLDKILSKIRISVPKEYAIYHFVRDKLYSSILEPLIRDPFIEDISIPGLGHIYIVHKVFGPMRTSLLIENEEELDNLIISLSEKTYRPVSHNRPIIDASLPDGSRVNFVYGIDISRRGSNLTVRKFSKIPISVTQLISFGTLSPLLAAYIWMMLDEGMNLFVCGETASGKTTTLNAITAFIPPNLKIVTIEDTPELTVPHSNWVAEVTRETGGEGSVKLFDLLKAALRQRPNYILVGEIRDREGNVAFQAMQTGHSVMATFHAANIRTLVQRLTGYPIEVPKSYINNLNIALFQTALYDKKGNLIRRVVEVDEIIDIDPVTNDVVYIPAFTYDPAEDKIIFAGRGASYLIENKVAIRRGIERRNIGILYDELNLRAEFLKILISKKIFNYFEVWNQILRARQFGIEEEIRYAKNI